The DNA segment tatatcCCACTGACATTACTGAGAAAATAGGCATAAAAATCgagtataaaatgcataaaatgaaggaaaagacAACATCCTCAGATGAATCCTCCGATAAAGCAGCTGCAGACGATCTGAGTGTTCGTGAAGGCGAGCGAGAAACATCCGAGTCAGTGATGTAACTTTGTCCATGAAGAGCTTTTCTGTTCGGAGGAGGACCTTAAAATCAGCTCAGACTGGCCTGACGTTTGTCTCCTCTCGGTTCTGGTTAACAGCCGAGCTGCAGAGTTTCGGATCAGCCGAAGTCTCTCAGAGGATTTTTCTGTAACCCTGTAAAAATAACGCCGCAGTGATCGAGTCGGCTTGAAACAAAGGCATGAATCAGTTTTTCTGCGACTTTTTGATTTATAATCGGCCGCACTCTGATTCGAGGATTATACCGAGACTCGTGACCTCAGATTTAATCCTGGGAGTCAAATTCCCCAGATTATTCAAAAgcatttctctttctgttttagGGCTGACTCTTAGGATCTCGGTTTTTTCCTTGTTTAACTTGGCTTTAACTTCACTTATTGCCGACAGCAGACAGTTTTGTTTAACTGCAGCTCTAAACTGAAGCTTAATCCAGGACTTCTTACCCATTTAGGTGAGACTTTTTCCCTCCGTGTTCGTGCGTTTGTGACGTTGCGTCGGCGCCTCGTGCTGTAAAGTCAGCGTGTCGTCAGCGTTCGTAttctggctgctgcagagttcaCAGTTCGCTGCAGCTAACAGCGCTCGTCATGTCGTGTTTTCTttgttaacacaagctgaagagaatTTAAGCTTTTCTTTTCCAACATTAAATCTGTCAGTAAAATCCCTCGCTGTGAACTCTGAGAGACGACAGGGCGTTACAGACGCTCTGTGGTGGACACATTCAGTCATGTGACCGCGCTGATTTTGTCGAtagcctaacgttagctttGTACTTCTTCGGATAAACTTTAGGCTTCAAAAACCGTGAAAGTGgagttcatttgtgaagattatcttactgaacaaaacatgaaagtaccataaatgtttgtttaccacagagctgtttttctgcaaaaattcaaaatccaatggaaaaatcccatcgGCCTTTTGAGGGGGGAACCAGGACAGCGTTAGCTACGGAGCTAAACGTGTGTGACGCAACttcctgttgttgtttgcaGGAGATCGGAGGAATCAACGACATCCTGAAGAACGTCCTCCTCATCTTCCCTCACTTCTGTCTCGGACGAGGACTCATCGACATGGTGAAGAACCAGGCGATGGCCGACGCCCTCGAGAGATTCggtaactaacacacacacacacacacacacacacacacacgttcccGGCTGCTGATGTGTGAtggtcgtgtgtgtgtttcaggtgagAACCGTTTCCGCTCCCCTCTGGAGTGGGACATGGTGGGAAAGAACCTGTTCGCCATGGCGGTCGAGGGAGTCGTGTTCTTCATCATCACCGTCCTCATCCAGTACAGGTTCTGCATCAAgcccaggtacacacacactcacacacacacacacacacacacacacactcactcacacatacacactcacacacacactctcacattctcacacacacacgcgcgcgcgcgcgtgctcGTTGTTAAAATCCGACCTGCTGGGTGTTGGAAGCTGCTGTGATGTGTCGGTCTGTCCACTGGGGGGCAGCACAATAAAATGttcactgttaaaaaatgtgtagaaCATATAACTTGcccccttcaaaataaaggtctgGAGCTAAACCATGCAGCACAGATTTTTAACGCTCATGTTCAGGATTTAGCACATCATCGTGCGCAGTACTACGTGTACACGCTTTTGCTGCGTGTACACAGTACATCGACACGAGCTCAGCTTGTGTCCGTCTGTCATCAGGTCGACCAGTAAACTCACCAAACTGGGGCCACTGggagaggaggacgaggacgtGGCCCGTGAGAGACAGAGGATCGTCCACGGCCTCGGACACGGAGACATCCTGGAGCTCCGGCAGCTCACAAAGGTACGCTTAATACactaaatacacacaaaatacgTACTGCATACACATTCTATACACACTTAATGCACTTACACACCATGTTTTGGATTATCGAGAGCAGTTTAAGGAAACTGACATCCCGAATACACACTGATAGACACACGTTCTGTCCTGACATGTTGTTTGTCCACACGTCTCTGATCTGACTCAACGTGTCCTGCAGGTTTTCAAGAGGAAACAGAAGCCGGCGGTGGATCGGCTGTGTGTCGGGATTCCACCTGGAGAGGTGAGACTCATCACACTCATCACACTCAGACTCATCACACTAATCACACTCATCACACTAATCACACTAATCACACTAATCACACTCATTACACTCATCAGACTCATCACACTAATCACACTAATCACACTCATCACACTCATCAGACTCATCACACTAATCGCACTCATCACACTCATCAGACTCATCACACTAATCACACTAATCACACTCATCAGACTCACCACACTCATCACACTCATCAGACTCATCACACTCATCAGACTCATCAGACTCATCACACTAATCACACTAATCACACTCATCAGACTCATCACACTAATCACACTCATCAGACTCATCACACTAATCACACTCATCAGACTCATCAGACTCATCACACTAATCACACTCATCACACTAATCACACTCATCACACTCATCACACTCATCAGACtcatcacactgatcacactcatCAGACTCGTCACACTAATCATACTCATCACACTAATCACACTCATC comes from the Plectropomus leopardus isolate mb unplaced genomic scaffold, YSFRI_Pleo_2.0 unplaced_scaffold14184, whole genome shotgun sequence genome and includes:
- the LOC121964137 gene encoding phospholipid-transporting ATPase ABCA1-like; protein product: EIGGINDILKNVLLIFPHFCLGRGLIDMVKNQAMADALERFGENRFRSPLEWDMVGKNLFAMAVEGVVFFIITVLIQYRFCIKPRSTSKLTKLGPLGEEDEDVARERQRIVHGLGHGDILELRQLTKVFKRKQKPAVDRLCVGIPPGECFGLLGVNGAGKTTTFKMLTGDTLVTSGEAFLAGK